The Desulfuromonas acetoxidans DSM 684 region TTTCATCTGCCGTGAAACCATATCCTCGTAATGCGTACATCGTCGACAGAGAAGATCTTTCGATATTGTTCGCGACCTCAACTTCAGGAACATATTCTTCAGCCAAAACAGTTGACTGTTCATTGACTGAGTGCATATTCCAGATAGCAAGCCCGCCCAATGAAATAGCGATCAACAGTAGGACGGCAAAACCACTTCCGATTTTCACTCCTAATTTCATAAATCAAATCCTTTCCTAAAGAATTTATTCAGCTGATCGGTTTGTCGCCTGAATCAGCGAGATTTCATCGGCAGAGAAAACCCTGTCAATATCCAGGATAATAATAAACTCCTCGTTGTGCTTACCCATCCCACGGATGAATTCGGTATCGAGTTTTGTCCCGATGCGTGGCGGCGGTTCGATCTGATCGGGATCGAGTTCGAGTACTTCCTGTACCGAATCAACCAAGGCACCAAGCACGCTGGGTTCACCATCCATAACCACTTCTGTAATGATAATACAGGTATTTACCGTGGCTTCAGCCTCGTCCATGCTGAATTTGACCCGCATGTCGACAACAGGAACCACACTGCCTCGCAGATTGATGACACCGCGCATAAAAACAGGCGTTTGTGGGACCTTAGTAACTTCAGTAAAGTCGAGAACTTCACGGACTTTACCTATTTCCAGTGCGAAGACTTCATCATCAAGCTTGAAGGTCAAATACTGGTTCATCTGTTCGAGATCTTCTGCGGCCATACACACTCTCCTTTCAACGTTACCGGCCAATCAACACAACAGTCCTCATGGATTGAACTTTTATAAAATTGCTCTTTTTTGCAACAACTTCTGCATTTCAAACGATCACTGCAATACAAAAAGAACTAATGGCCCTCCCCCTGCTTAATTCGTCCTTCGTCACTGGCTTTTTGCATCAAATAGACGATGTCGAGGATCAGGGCGACACTGCCGTCGCCGAGGATGGTGGCGCCGGAGACGCACTGGACATCGCGGTACATGGGACCGAGGGTTTTGATGACGGTCTGGTGTTCGCCGATGACGTTGTCGACGACGAAGCCGAGCTGCTGGCCGTTGATCTGGGTGATGACGATCTGCTGGACGGCGGGCGGGCTGCCGTGGATCTCGAATTCTTCGCGTAACGGAACGTAGGGCACGAGGTGGCCACGCACTTTGGCAAGGTTGCGGCCGTGGGCGTCGTGGATGTCTTGGGCGGTGAGTTCGACGCATTCTTCGACGGCGGACAGGGGCAGTACATAGCGGCCATCGTCTATCTGGACAAGCAGGCTTTCGATGATGGCGAGGGTAAGCGGAATGCGCAGGCTGACAACGCTGCCTTTGCCTTTTTCGCTTTCTAAGGTGATGCTGCCGCGTAGGGATTCGATGGCGCGTTTGACGACGTCCATGCCGACGCCGCGTCCGGACAGGCCGGTGACTTGCTGGGCGGTGGAGAAGCCGGGAGCAAAGACGAGGTTGAGCAGGTCGGTGTGACTAAGTTGGTCATCAGGGCTGAGAATCTCTTTGCTGATGGCTTTTTGGCGGATCACTTCGGGATCCATGCCTTTGCCGTCGTCGCTGATTTTAATGATGACGCTGTCGCCGGAGTGTTCGGCGCTTAAGTGTACCTGCCCGCACCGGGGTTTGCCGGCGGCGACACGGTCGTCGGGCATTTCGATGCCGTGGTCCATGCTGTTGCGGATGATGTGGACGAGGGGATCGCCGAGTTGTTCGATGACGGTTTTGTCGAGTTCGGTCTCGGCGCCGGTGGTTTTGAGCTCGACTTCTTTACCGAGGTCGGCGCTGATGTCGCGCACGAGGCGTTTGAACTTGCTGAAGGTGCTGCCGATGGGCAACATGCGGATGTTGAGGGTGCTGTCGCGTAAGTCTTCGGTGAGGCGTTCGACTTCTTCGGCGATGGAGAGCAGTTCGGCGTCGTGGCGCTGGTTGGCGACCTGGCTGAGGCGCGACTGGACGGTGACCATTTCACCGACGAGGTTGACGAGGTCGTCGAGTTTGTCGGCGGGTACGCGCAGGCTGCCGGCGCCTTGGGTTTTTTCTTTTTTCTTTTCTTTGAGCTTGCGGATCTCCTGCTGTTCGAGCAGGGCGGAGTCAACCTGATCGCGACTGACGAGACGGGCTTCGACGAGTAGATCGCCGATCCGTTTGTTTTTGGCTAAGACTTCATCGATCTGTTCCTGACTGATGTCGCCGCGCTCAACAAGGATATCACCGAGGCGTTTTTTCTCCATGTCGTCTTCGTCGTTGCCGAGGTCGATGGCTTTGATGATCAGTTCACAGTCGTCTTCGACGAAGATGAACACGTCGCGGATGGCGTCTTCGCCGCAGTCGCTGGTGAGGATGATATCCCAGCTGGAATAGCAGTTTTCGGGATCAAGTTCTTCAAGATCAACGATGTTGGCTTTGTGGGCGATGGTGCGACAGGTGCCGAGTTCACAAAGCTCATCGAGCAGTTGGGCAATGGAGGTGCCGTTGTGCATGATGTCGAGAGACGGCCGAAAACGGATGCGGTAGGTGGTGAGTTCGCTTTGGGGCGCAGTGTTGCTTTCAGCGCTGGTCGTGGTTTGTGTAGCTGGTGATGCGGGGGCTCCACCACGGCTCAGGACCTGAAACTGAGCGACAAGTTCTGCGCCGGTTGCGGCGTATTCGCCTTGTTCGTCGGGCTCGCTGTCGAGCAGGGACAGGATGTGGTCGCGTGCTTTTAAGGAGAGATCGACGAGTTGTTTGCTGACGGGCAGCTCTCCGCTACGCACCAGATCGAAGACGGTTTCGACTTCGTGGGTGAATTGGGAGATGGTGGTAAAGCCGAACATGGCTCCGGAGCCTTTGATGGTGTGCATGGCCCGGAACACTTTGCTAACGGTTTCATGGTCTTCGGGTTGTTCTTCGAGTTCGAGTAACGAGTCCTCGAGCTCACTGAGTAGTTCGTAGGCTTCTTCCTTAAAAGCGTTTTGCGGTGCATCCTGCATGGGCATCCTCGTCTTTGAGGTTTTCGGGTATCCACAAACATTTTCCTGAGTCTTCAGCTTCGTTACAAGCCCGATCCCGAAAGAAGCCAAGGGATTGGGCGCGGTCAACAAAGGCATCGGTGCATTGGTTTTTAAGCTGAAAAAGCTTACCCTGTTTCTGGGCGTATTTGTTAGCGCTGCACAACAGCTGCAACACGCTGTAATCCACGGCGGTGACAGAAGCCATGTCGAGAACGACATGGTCGTGGGCTTGGAGCGCGGCCAGTAACTCGTCTTTGAGTTGACCGATGATGGCAATGCCCAGATCTCCGCTGACGATCAGCAGCTGA contains the following coding sequences:
- a CDS encoding chemotaxis protein CheW, with amino-acid sequence MAAEDLEQMNQYLTFKLDDEVFALEIGKVREVLDFTEVTKVPQTPVFMRGVINLRGSVVPVVDMRVKFSMDEAEATVNTCIIITEVVMDGEPSVLGALVDSVQEVLELDPDQIEPPPRIGTKLDTEFIRGMGKHNEEFIIILDIDRVFSADEISLIQATNRSAE
- a CDS encoding chemotaxis protein CheA, giving the protein MQDAPQNAFKEEAYELLSELEDSLLELEEQPEDHETVSKVFRAMHTIKGSGAMFGFTTISQFTHEVETVFDLVRSGELPVSKQLVDLSLKARDHILSLLDSEPDEQGEYAATGAELVAQFQVLSRGGAPASPATQTTTSAESNTAPQSELTTYRIRFRPSLDIMHNGTSIAQLLDELCELGTCRTIAHKANIVDLEELDPENCYSSWDIILTSDCGEDAIRDVFIFVEDDCELIIKAIDLGNDEDDMEKKRLGDILVERGDISQEQIDEVLAKNKRIGDLLVEARLVSRDQVDSALLEQQEIRKLKEKKKEKTQGAGSLRVPADKLDDLVNLVGEMVTVQSRLSQVANQRHDAELLSIAEEVERLTEDLRDSTLNIRMLPIGSTFSKFKRLVRDISADLGKEVELKTTGAETELDKTVIEQLGDPLVHIIRNSMDHGIEMPDDRVAAGKPRCGQVHLSAEHSGDSVIIKISDDGKGMDPEVIRQKAISKEILSPDDQLSHTDLLNLVFAPGFSTAQQVTGLSGRGVGMDVVKRAIESLRGSITLESEKGKGSVVSLRIPLTLAIIESLLVQIDDGRYVLPLSAVEECVELTAQDIHDAHGRNLAKVRGHLVPYVPLREEFEIHGSPPAVQQIVITQINGQQLGFVVDNVIGEHQTVIKTLGPMYRDVQCVSGATILGDGSVALILDIVYLMQKASDEGRIKQGEGH
- a CDS encoding STAS domain-containing protein; this translates as MFELESKAIHNSDGADYQLLIVSGDLGIAIIGQLKDELLAALQAHDHVVLDMASVTAVDYSVLQLLCSANKYAQKQGKLFQLKNQCTDAFVDRAQSLGFFRDRACNEAEDSGKCLWIPENLKDEDAHAGCTAKRF